The following proteins are co-located in the Dromiciops gliroides isolate mDroGli1 chromosome 2, mDroGli1.pri, whole genome shotgun sequence genome:
- the RNF122 gene encoding RING finger protein 122 isoform X1 yields the protein MLNGCVCGLGLIYNNRSCTMPPISFQDLPLNIYMVIFGTGIFVFVLSLIFCCYFISKLRHQAQSERYGYKEVVLKGDAKKLHLYGQTCAVCLEDFKGKDELGVLPCQHAFHRKCLVKWLEVRCVCPMCNKPIAGPPEATQSIGTLLDELV from the exons GATGCGTCTGTGGCCTGGGACTGATCTACAACAACAGGTCGTGCACAATGCCCCCCATCAGTTTCCAGGACCTTCCCCTCAACATCTACATGGTCATCTTTGGCACAGGCATCTTTGTCTTTGTGCTCAGCCTCATCTTCTGCTGCTACTTTATCAG caAACTCAGGCACCAGGCACAGAGTGAGCGGTACGGATATAAAGAG gTGGTACTGAAAGGCGATGCCAAGAAGTTACACTTATATGGG CAGACTTGTGCTGTCTGCCTAGAAGACTTCAAGGGGAAAGATGAGCTTGGTGTGCTACCTTGTCAACACGCCTTCCACAGGAA GTGTCTGGTGAAGTGGCTGGAAGTCCGTTGTGTCTGTCCCATGTGCAATAAACCCATTGCTGGCCCCCCAGAGGCCACTCAGAGCATTGGCACCCTTCTGGATGAACTCGTCTGA
- the RNF122 gene encoding RING finger protein 122 isoform X2: MLNGCVCGLGLIYNNRSCTMPPISFQDLPLNIYMVIFGTGIFVFVLSLIFCCYFISKLRHQAQSERYGYKEVVLKGDAKKLHLYGTCAVCLEDFKGKDELGVLPCQHAFHRKCLVKWLEVRCVCPMCNKPIAGPPEATQSIGTLLDELV, encoded by the exons GATGCGTCTGTGGCCTGGGACTGATCTACAACAACAGGTCGTGCACAATGCCCCCCATCAGTTTCCAGGACCTTCCCCTCAACATCTACATGGTCATCTTTGGCACAGGCATCTTTGTCTTTGTGCTCAGCCTCATCTTCTGCTGCTACTTTATCAG caAACTCAGGCACCAGGCACAGAGTGAGCGGTACGGATATAAAGAG gTGGTACTGAAAGGCGATGCCAAGAAGTTACACTTATATGGG ACTTGTGCTGTCTGCCTAGAAGACTTCAAGGGGAAAGATGAGCTTGGTGTGCTACCTTGTCAACACGCCTTCCACAGGAA GTGTCTGGTGAAGTGGCTGGAAGTCCGTTGTGTCTGTCCCATGTGCAATAAACCCATTGCTGGCCCCCCAGAGGCCACTCAGAGCATTGGCACCCTTCTGGATGAACTCGTCTGA